A single window of Methanofastidiosum sp. DNA harbors:
- the phoU gene encoding phosphate signaling complex protein PhoU, which translates to MREKFVEELEQLKADVVEMSNLSKEMLKESIDAVKTSDITIAEKVISQRKDIREFDYKIEDDAQRLIVLYQPVARDLRAIISTLKMNTYLTRIGIYSKDISRDIKEISLNKEFPRLKSVCVMGDIVLGMLDDVIKAYETEDLTLIDTMWKRDDEVDCLFHTILRECISYMVENPKSISYYTHYMLIGRYLERCGDHVCKISEKIHYMVTGERITIK; encoded by the coding sequence ATGAGAGAGAAATTTGTTGAAGAACTGGAACAGCTTAAAGCTGATGTAGTCGAGATGTCTAATCTCTCCAAAGAAATGTTAAAAGAGTCAATTGACGCTGTTAAAACTTCAGATATCACAATTGCAGAAAAGGTAATCAGTCAGAGGAAAGATATAAGGGAATTTGATTATAAAATTGAAGACGACGCACAAAGATTAATTGTATTGTATCAACCAGTAGCGAGGGATCTAAGGGCTATAATATCTACCTTGAAAATGAACACATATCTAACGAGGATTGGCATATACTCTAAAGATATATCGCGTGACATAAAAGAGATATCCTTGAATAAAGAATTCCCAAGATTAAAAAGTGTATGTGTCATGGGGGATATTGTTTTAGGAATGTTAGATGATGTAATCAAAGCTTATGAAACTGAGGATCTAACACTCATTGATACTATGTGGAAAAGAGATGATGAAGTTGACTGTCTTTTCCATACGATACTACGTGAATGCATATCTTACATGGTTGAAAATCCTAAAAGCATAAGTTACTATACACATTACATGCTGATAGGAAGATACCTTGAAAGATGCGGAGATCATGTTTGCAAGATTTCAGAAAAAATTCACTATATGGTTACTGGGGAAAGAATCACAATCAAATAA
- a CDS encoding ATPase: MFKIDVSSSYERFGLEKNPFTDLSSEAIRDIEKIHVSQEIDSRIADILSDVIGENSGIALSLVGPLGSGKTQRLKGVHKLIQESGGMSIYQKIDSNDIIKTTLDIFSYFSEYEDEEEAQQTLEEVAGESELGGEAYAEPYQEENLSFFQKIKRFFSGKEKIAPVVEEYEDSELTRANYNSQDIGNQLIDYLGEYKRSALIVDEMENILTASNTDLILFFEFLREFISNMPESSVFIMACTNNAYERIREINPAFVARLHNELFSEPLTDERAVKLVQKRLEYNRRKSIINPLYPFEESAIVLANSMSKGNPRELLKLLHTTLFTATRDNFVEFIDDRYLAKVLTGPSSVEEYIRRVPSDLREDVRIIIEKYGGGPVTYIQLAKDTQESVTKQYTKLEELVAMGILTSEKGKYQINSSVIQMVRASIRKESDKSKESKKETKK, encoded by the coding sequence ATGTTTAAGATAGATGTTTCTTCCTCATATGAGAGATTTGGACTAGAAAAAAACCCCTTTACAGATCTATCGTCTGAGGCCATAAGGGATATCGAAAAGATTCATGTTTCTCAAGAGATAGATTCCCGTATCGCAGATATTCTTTCTGATGTTATTGGGGAAAACTCGGGAATAGCACTTTCACTTGTTGGTCCTTTGGGATCAGGAAAAACTCAGAGATTAAAAGGTGTCCATAAACTCATACAGGAGTCTGGAGGAATGTCAATCTATCAAAAGATTGACTCAAATGATATTATTAAAACAACTCTTGATATTTTCTCATATTTTTCTGAATATGAAGATGAAGAGGAAGCCCAACAAACTCTTGAAGAAGTTGCTGGAGAGTCTGAGCTTGGGGGAGAGGCTTATGCGGAGCCATACCAAGAAGAAAATCTTTCATTTTTCCAGAAAATAAAGAGATTCTTTTCAGGGAAAGAGAAAATTGCTCCTGTTGTAGAGGAATATGAAGATTCTGAGCTTACAAGAGCAAATTATAATTCCCAAGACATTGGAAATCAGCTAATAGATTATTTAGGAGAATACAAGAGGTCTGCACTCATAGTTGATGAAATGGAAAACATCCTGACGGCCTCAAATACGGATCTTATTCTTTTCTTTGAATTCTTGAGGGAATTTATCAGCAACATGCCTGAATCAAGCGTCTTTATCATGGCCTGCACCAATAATGCGTATGAGAGGATTAGGGAAATTAACCCCGCCTTTGTAGCAAGGCTCCATAATGAATTGTTCTCAGAACCCCTCACAGACGAGAGGGCAGTAAAACTTGTCCAAAAGAGGCTTGAATACAACAGGAGAAAATCAATAATTAATCCACTTTACCCGTTTGAGGAAAGTGCCATAGTTCTTGCAAACAGCATGTCAAAGGGAAATCCAAGGGAGTTACTAAAGCTCCTACATACCACATTGTTTACAGCCACAAGAGATAACTTTGTGGAATTTATAGATGACAGATACCTCGCAAAGGTTTTAACAGGACCATCGTCAGTTGAAGAATACATTAGAAGAGTTCCTTCAGATTTGAGGGAAGATGTCAGGATAATCATTGAGAAGTATGGCGGAGGCCCAGTGACATACATCCAGCTCGCAAAGGACACCCAAGAGTCGGTGACAAAGCAGTATACCAAACTGGAAGAGCTAGTTGCAATGGGTATTTTGACAAGCGAAAAGGGGAAATACCAGATAAATAGCTCCGTTATCCAGATGGTTAGGGCATCTATTAGAAAAGAAAGCGACAAATCTAAAGAAAGCAAAAAGGAAACAAAAAAGTAA
- a CDS encoding flavodoxin, translating to MKTLVVYYSRSGNTKKIAEEISSKMKCDIEEIIDNKNRKGIIGWLKSGRDARSKNLTSIKEMRKTPERYDLLAIGTPIWAALMAPAVRTYINENKGKFKNVAFFCTCGSSGDSTAFGDMEDFIGITPLAKLTLTRKDLKGDHEDKLKMFIKGIK from the coding sequence ATGAAGACACTTGTTGTTTATTATTCTAGGTCTGGAAATACTAAGAAAATAGCAGAAGAGATTTCTAGTAAGATGAAGTGCGACATCGAGGAAATAATAGATAATAAAAACAGGAAAGGAATAATAGGGTGGCTAAAGTCTGGGAGAGATGCACGTTCTAAAAACCTAACTAGTATAAAAGAAATGCGAAAAACCCCAGAAAGATATGATCTTCTTGCTATTGGAACTCCTATATGGGCTGCACTCATGGCGCCTGCAGTTAGAACCTATATTAACGAAAACAAAGGTAAGTTCAAGAATGTGGCATTCTTTTGCACTTGTGGTAGTTCTGGCGATTCCACGGCATTCGGTGACATGGAGGATTTTATAGGAATTACTCCATTGGCAAAATTAACTCTTACAAGGAAAGATCTTAAAGGAGATCATGAAGACAAATTAAAAATGTTTATTAAAGGGATAAAATAA
- the mce gene encoding methylmalonyl-CoA epimerase — translation MIKKIDHIGIAVNNLEESLNFYEDALGLKVENIEEVPEQKVKVGFLDIGGVHFELLEPTSPDGPVAKFIEKRGEGIHHIAILVDNIEKSIGFMKDKGVKLIDETPRKGAGGSKMAFVHPKSTHGILLELYEK, via the coding sequence ATGATAAAAAAAATAGACCATATCGGGATAGCTGTGAATAATTTAGAAGAGTCATTGAATTTTTATGAAGATGCTCTTGGATTAAAAGTGGAGAATATAGAAGAAGTCCCTGAGCAGAAAGTCAAGGTTGGATTTCTTGATATAGGGGGGGTTCATTTTGAACTTTTGGAACCAACTTCACCAGATGGACCAGTTGCAAAATTTATAGAAAAAAGAGGGGAAGGGATACACCACATTGCAATTTTAGTAGATAATATAGAAAAAAGCATAGGATTTATGAAAGATAAGGGAGTAAAACTTATTGACGAAACCCCAAGAAAAGGTGCTGGCGGGTCTAAGATGGCATTTGTACACCCTAAAAGCACTCATGGCATACTATTAGAATTATATGAGAAATAG
- a CDS encoding cobalamin B12-binding domain-containing protein, translating into MPEKKLRILIAKPGLDGHDRGAKVVARALRDAGMEVIYTGLRQTPESIVETALQEDVDAIGLSILSGAHNHLFKKVIELLKKEGAEDIPIFGGGIIPEDDMPYLTDIGVKKIFGPGTSTEKIVTYIKEMTNK; encoded by the coding sequence TTGCCAGAAAAAAAGTTAAGGATATTGATAGCAAAGCCAGGGCTTGACGGCCATGATAGAGGGGCGAAGGTAGTTGCTAGAGCTTTGAGAGATGCAGGAATGGAAGTAATCTATACTGGACTCAGACAAACTCCTGAAAGCATTGTGGAAACAGCTTTGCAAGAGGACGTAGATGCCATAGGGCTCAGTATTTTATCTGGGGCCCATAATCATCTGTTTAAAAAGGTAATAGAACTTCTAAAGAAAGAAGGTGCAGAGGATATTCCTATTTTTGGCGGAGGCATTATCCCTGAGGATGACATGCCCTACCTCACTGACATTGGAGTTAAGAAAATATTTGGGCCTGGAACGAGTACTGAGAAAATTGTCACATATATAAAAGAAATGACTAATAAATAA
- the meaB gene encoding methylmalonyl Co-A mutase-associated GTPase MeaB, translated as MNSFDELIKRMSSGERRALGKIITLMENDSSSSAYIIPQIHNLTGNAHIVGITGPPGSGKSSLVDKLISCYRNDGLKIGVIAIDPTSPFTGGAILGDRIRMKRHYTDKDVFIRSMATRGNLGGLSEATGNTIKALDAFGKDVIIIETVGAGQVEVDIVKVADTVVVVSVPSMGDSVQTLKAGIMEIGDIFAVNKADIEGVEKCIIEIRMMLELSEKKGGWTPPIIKTYGNKDDGTDDLYESIKNHHKYLIESGHHEQKRIIRGKTELINILQNLFIKNLYDTISEKEMEELAKKIANREKDPYMIIEELIPRLKKFI; from the coding sequence ATGAACTCATTTGATGAACTAATAAAACGCATGAGCTCAGGAGAAAGACGGGCACTTGGGAAGATTATTACTTTAATGGAAAATGATTCCTCTTCTTCTGCTTATATCATTCCTCAAATACATAATTTGACCGGCAATGCCCATATTGTAGGTATAACCGGGCCTCCCGGTTCAGGTAAGAGTAGCCTTGTTGATAAGTTGATATCCTGCTACAGAAATGATGGCCTTAAAATAGGAGTTATCGCTATTGATCCTACGAGCCCTTTCACAGGAGGGGCGATTCTTGGAGACAGAATAAGAATGAAGAGACACTATACCGACAAAGATGTTTTTATTAGAAGTATGGCAACTAGAGGGAATCTTGGAGGGCTTTCTGAAGCGACTGGAAATACTATAAAAGCTCTTGATGCCTTCGGAAAAGATGTGATTATAATTGAAACAGTCGGTGCAGGTCAGGTGGAAGTTGATATTGTTAAGGTAGCAGATACCGTTGTTGTTGTTTCAGTCCCGAGTATGGGGGATAGTGTCCAAACACTAAAAGCAGGAATCATGGAAATAGGCGACATATTTGCCGTCAATAAGGCAGACATCGAGGGTGTTGAGAAATGTATAATTGAAATCAGGATGATGCTTGAACTTTCAGAGAAAAAAGGGGGATGGACCCCACCCATAATAAAAACATACGGGAACAAAGATGATGGCACAGATGATCTTTATGAATCAATAAAAAATCATCACAAGTATCTGATTGAATCCGGACACCATGAGCAAAAAAGGATTATTAGAGGTAAAACTGAATTAATAAATATACTCCAGAATCTATTTATTAAAAATCTATACGATACTATAAGCGAAAAAGAGATGGAAGAACTTGCTAAAAAAATAGCAAATAGAGAAAAAGATCCTTACATGATTATTGAAGAATTAATTCCACGATTAAAAAAGTTTATTTGA
- a CDS encoding citrate/2-methylcitrate synthase, producing MFEKLVDYAKVNNQITPELYPKFDVKRGLRNEDGSGVLVGLTKISDVTGYEKKDGVFTPLEGRLAYRGIKIEDIVDAISKENRHGFEEIIFLLLFGKLPTWEELEYFNELMVSNRDLAVNFTNDVILHFPSNDIMNKLARSVLVLYALDKKADDISIENVLRQSVGLIAKFPSIVAYAYHARRHYFKGKDLILRNHNPDYSTAENFLYMLREDGNFTKLEADTLDILLILHAEHGGGNNSSFTVHVVTSSGTDTYSAISAGIGSLKGPLHGGANKSVMAMMKDIKDNVREWEDEEEVKNYLKKILERKAFDGMGVIYGLGHAIYTKSDPRTVILKTKARELAKDKKRMDEFKLYELIEQVGPEVFYEVKKSNKVITANVDFYSGFVYHCLDIPKEMYTPLFAMGRIPGWCAHRIEELISGKKIIRPAYAHVGEFIPYTEIDKRI from the coding sequence ATGTTTGAAAAACTGGTGGACTATGCCAAGGTAAATAACCAAATCACTCCTGAACTTTATCCTAAATTTGATGTCAAAAGAGGATTGAGGAATGAAGATGGGAGCGGTGTATTAGTCGGATTGACTAAAATATCTGATGTAACAGGTTATGAAAAAAAAGATGGAGTTTTTACCCCACTAGAAGGTAGACTTGCATACAGGGGCATAAAAATTGAGGACATAGTAGATGCTATATCCAAAGAGAATAGACACGGATTTGAAGAAATTATCTTCCTTCTTCTCTTTGGAAAATTGCCTACTTGGGAAGAGCTAGAGTATTTCAATGAATTAATGGTTAGTAACAGAGATCTAGCTGTCAATTTCACTAACGATGTAATACTTCACTTTCCAAGTAATGATATAATGAACAAACTCGCAAGGAGCGTTTTAGTTCTTTACGCTCTGGATAAGAAAGCGGATGATATAAGCATAGAAAATGTTTTGCGGCAAAGTGTTGGATTAATAGCTAAATTCCCATCAATTGTTGCCTACGCATATCATGCCAGAAGACATTATTTCAAAGGTAAAGACCTAATACTCAGAAATCATAATCCAGATTACTCCACAGCAGAAAATTTTCTCTACATGCTGAGAGAAGATGGGAATTTTACTAAGCTTGAAGCGGATACACTTGATATTCTTCTAATTCTTCATGCTGAGCACGGAGGAGGTAATAACTCTTCATTTACAGTTCATGTAGTTACTTCATCAGGAACCGATACATATTCTGCCATATCTGCTGGGATTGGATCTCTGAAAGGTCCACTGCACGGCGGTGCAAATAAAAGCGTAATGGCAATGATGAAGGACATTAAAGATAACGTTCGAGAGTGGGAAGATGAAGAGGAGGTAAAAAATTACCTAAAAAAAATCCTTGAAAGAAAAGCTTTTGATGGAATGGGCGTAATTTATGGGCTCGGGCATGCAATTTACACTAAGTCAGACCCAAGAACAGTTATTTTAAAGACAAAAGCAAGGGAGCTTGCAAAGGATAAGAAGAGAATGGACGAATTTAAGTTGTACGAGCTTATAGAGCAGGTTGGGCCTGAAGTATTTTACGAAGTAAAGAAATCTAACAAAGTAATAACTGCAAATGTTGATTTCTATTCAGGGTTTGTATACCACTGCCTTGACATACCCAAAGAGATGTATACGCCTCTATTTGCCATGGGCAGAATACCTGGTTGGTGTGCCCACAGAATTGAAGAACTTATATCAGGCAAGAAGATAATTAGGCCAGCATATGCACATGTTGGTGAATTTATTCCATATACTGAAATAGACAAGAGGATTTAA
- the pstB gene encoding phosphate ABC transporter ATP-binding protein PstB, with the protein MESKEKKDNGALVISNLNVYYSDMLAVNKVSLSIPKNKVTAFIGPSGCGKSTLLRALNRMNEEIDGCRMEGKVIWKGLNILDPKVDPVALRSKIGMVFQKPNPFPRSIYDNIAYGPRIHGIKNKKDLDTIVEKSLKDAALWDEVCERLTESAMGLSGGQQQRLCIARALAIQPDIILMDEPCSALDPIATTKIEDLIDELKKEYTVVIVTHNMQQAARISDYTVLMYLGKLIEFGETQQIFENPKEELTEKYIMGRFG; encoded by the coding sequence ATGGAATCTAAAGAAAAAAAGGACAATGGAGCCTTGGTAATATCAAATTTGAATGTTTATTATTCCGATATGCTTGCAGTTAATAAAGTTTCATTGAGTATACCAAAAAACAAGGTGACAGCTTTCATTGGGCCAAGCGGCTGTGGGAAAAGCACGTTGCTTAGAGCACTTAATCGTATGAACGAGGAAATCGATGGCTGCAGAATGGAAGGTAAAGTAATTTGGAAAGGATTGAATATACTTGATCCAAAAGTGGACCCTGTGGCCTTGAGAAGTAAAATTGGCATGGTCTTCCAGAAACCAAATCCTTTTCCCCGATCTATATATGATAATATTGCATACGGCCCAAGAATTCATGGTATTAAAAATAAAAAAGATCTTGACACAATTGTTGAAAAAAGTTTAAAAGATGCAGCTCTTTGGGACGAAGTTTGTGAAAGATTAACGGAATCGGCAATGGGATTATCCGGGGGGCAACAACAGAGACTCTGTATTGCAAGAGCTTTGGCTATCCAGCCAGATATTATATTAATGGATGAGCCGTGTTCAGCACTAGATCCAATTGCAACAACAAAAATAGAGGATTTAATTGATGAACTAAAGAAAGAATATACTGTCGTGATTGTTACACACAACATGCAACAGGCGGCTAGAATAAGTGATTATACAGTTTTAATGTATTTAGGGAAGCTCATAGAATTTGGAGAAACTCAACAGATATTTGAAAATCCTAAAGAGGAATTAACTGAAAAGTATATAATGGGAAGATTTGGGTAG
- a CDS encoding phosphate uptake regulator PhoU, whose translation MEIRKVQITGGSSYVITLPKEWIKSLNIKKNDSLGLIVQKDGTLLVTPDKVIEKKRKQKEYIVDADTDKTYLFRLLVGAYVMGYSDIAIRSNETMPPQIREAIRMFTQIAIGPEIVDEEPNLFVVKDLLSPMEMPFEKTVKRMYSLVESMHKDAIKSLKANNKELAQNVVSRDFEVDRLYWLATHQYNVILTDILLSKKMGLSQEEASYFFLISRILERIGDHASILGENVLKVIGKLNPDIIQDIESASTLALDILSKSFESHFKKNIKKANENIDAVDKLLGKCEEINNKVLNLGIEAIPVVYIVESIRRTGEYSGDISELTINYLILKN comes from the coding sequence ATGGAAATAAGAAAAGTTCAAATCACCGGCGGTTCTTCTTATGTCATTACATTGCCTAAAGAGTGGATTAAATCTTTAAACATAAAGAAGAATGATTCACTCGGCCTCATAGTTCAGAAGGATGGAACTCTACTTGTAACCCCAGACAAAGTAATTGAGAAAAAAAGAAAACAAAAGGAATATATTGTTGATGCGGATACCGATAAAACCTATCTATTTAGGCTACTTGTAGGCGCTTATGTTATGGGGTACTCCGATATTGCAATAAGATCCAATGAAACAATGCCCCCCCAGATCAGAGAAGCAATTCGAATGTTTACACAAATTGCAATAGGTCCAGAGATTGTTGATGAGGAGCCAAATCTTTTTGTTGTGAAAGATCTATTAAGCCCAATGGAGATGCCTTTTGAAAAGACGGTTAAAAGGATGTATTCCCTTGTTGAAAGCATGCACAAGGATGCAATTAAATCTCTAAAAGCTAATAATAAAGAATTGGCCCAAAATGTTGTTTCAAGGGATTTTGAGGTAGATAGACTCTACTGGCTCGCTACACACCAATATAATGTCATTCTTACTGATATATTGCTTTCAAAGAAAATGGGCTTGAGTCAGGAAGAAGCAAGTTATTTCTTTTTAATAAGCAGAATTTTGGAAAGAATTGGAGACCACGCATCTATTCTTGGTGAGAATGTTCTAAAAGTAATAGGCAAACTCAATCCAGACATAATTCAAGATATAGAATCAGCAAGTACTCTAGCCCTGGATATTCTTTCAAAGAGTTTTGAATCACATTTCAAAAAGAATATCAAAAAAGCTAATGAAAATATTGATGCTGTAGATAAATTATTGGGAAAATGTGAAGAAATAAATAACAAGGTTTTAAATCTGGGAATTGAAGCTATTCCTGTAGTATATATAGTTGAAAGCATCAGGAGAACAGGCGAATACTCTGGGGACATTTCAGAGCTTACCATCAATTATTTGATATTAAAAAATTAA
- a CDS encoding PstS family phosphate ABC transporter substrate-binding protein, protein MDRRRIGVFGLLTGIIVFGMVFSGCTQNTSQSNIKLSQTGSSTVLPLAIYWAEQFEGAQISVSGGGSSHGLNSLLKGETDLGDASRLLKSSDYKSIGCDETLVNSDGTATAACNGVLPTKWVVAYDVLAVVVSNENTWANELTFDQLYKIFTNDNPAVYWDEVPGLKEKGAPHAKITIYAPDEASGTYDYFFESTIKDWGKVTQVAKTRLESGDGVYNPSADDNVILDAIKSNKYAIGYFGFAYIIENPGQLKVVKIAKKSGDTFVEASIENVEKYPMARPLHIYTNGVPTNSTDKGKAINAYLKYILSEQGQNIVPQVGYVKVSLVDPTIIPAQLSKLN, encoded by the coding sequence ATGGATAGAAGAAGAATAGGAGTGTTTGGATTATTGACGGGGATTATTGTTTTTGGTATGGTCTTTTCCGGTTGTACCCAAAACACATCGCAATCAAATATAAAACTCAGCCAGACAGGCTCAAGCACAGTTTTGCCATTAGCAATATACTGGGCAGAACAATTCGAAGGTGCACAGATATCTGTTTCTGGCGGTGGATCAAGCCACGGATTGAACTCCTTACTCAAAGGAGAGACTGACCTAGGAGATGCAAGCAGGTTACTGAAAAGTTCAGACTATAAGAGCATAGGCTGTGACGAAACATTGGTCAATTCAGATGGCACTGCAACAGCGGCTTGCAATGGTGTTCTTCCAACAAAATGGGTTGTAGCTTATGATGTATTGGCCGTAGTTGTGAGCAATGAAAATACTTGGGCAAATGAACTTACATTTGACCAACTATACAAGATTTTCACAAACGACAATCCTGCAGTTTACTGGGATGAAGTGCCTGGATTAAAGGAGAAAGGCGCACCTCATGCAAAGATAACTATCTACGCACCAGACGAAGCAAGCGGAACATACGATTATTTCTTCGAAAGCACCATAAAAGACTGGGGAAAAGTAACTCAGGTAGCAAAGACAAGGCTGGAATCTGGCGATGGGGTATACAACCCAAGTGCAGACGATAACGTTATCCTTGATGCAATAAAATCAAACAAATACGCAATAGGTTACTTTGGATTTGCATACATAATTGAAAATCCAGGTCAATTAAAAGTAGTCAAGATTGCCAAGAAATCAGGAGATACATTTGTTGAAGCATCAATTGAAAACGTAGAAAAATACCCAATGGCAAGGCCCTTACACATATACACAAACGGCGTACCAACTAATTCAACAGACAAGGGAAAAGCTATAAATGCATACCTAAAATACATTTTAAGTGAACAGGGACAAAATATCGTGCCACAAGTTGGATATGTTAAGGTATCATTAGTCGACCCAACAATAATACCCGCACAACTTTCAAAATTAAACTAA
- the pstA gene encoding phosphate ABC transporter permease PstA: MLGKTNRAYFNGNNPFHKKVDLKEAVIVKLIFIAASLAILVSLAILYTLVNGSIEFFLSPKVSILQFFTGTQWTPNGTDPSFGILPLLSGTVLIAGGSILIATPLGVGAAVYLTQFANKKISSIAKPIIELLAGIPSIVYGFFALIVISPILREYFGASYFNAASAIIVMSIMILPIIVSVSDDSMRAVPRELKEGSLAVGATKWETAIKVVMPAASSGIIASILLGLARALGETMVVALAAGNVAKLTLNPLNQVQTMTAYIAQVATGDIPPGLAVSAAFAIGLVLFAITYVINYIAGLVVLRIQNAGGTASNKKKKINLVNPLGNKSNTKLTSSQINNNLEIKKIESENTLGFRHKIGKIGIVSVGSCLAFAIVFLGFLMFSILEQGLSGININFLTSYPSSNPAIAGIYPVILGSIYLVGLAMIFSLPVSVGAAVYLTEFAKDNAYTRILRRLIQNLAGVPSIVFGLVGLTVFVRIFGFGTSVLSGSLTLSLMIMPIIIVTTEEALKGIPKSFRDAARGLGATKWQTVRHHVIPYALPGTLTGSILALSRAIGETAPILFIASVFAKTAPGSIFDGFLALPVTIFFWTRHPKLQFQNLAASTIIILLIILFAMNLLAMIIRQRSQANRDW, from the coding sequence ATGTTAGGTAAAACCAATAGAGCATACTTCAATGGGAATAATCCCTTTCATAAAAAAGTGGATTTAAAAGAAGCAGTGATAGTTAAGTTGATATTCATTGCAGCAAGTCTTGCAATACTAGTCAGCCTAGCTATCTTGTATACATTGGTGAATGGCTCTATTGAATTTTTTTTAAGTCCAAAAGTAAGTATTCTACAGTTTTTTACGGGTACACAATGGACGCCCAACGGAACAGATCCAAGTTTTGGTATCCTTCCTTTACTCTCAGGTACAGTTCTAATTGCCGGGGGGTCCATTCTGATTGCAACACCTCTTGGAGTAGGGGCTGCAGTTTACCTCACTCAATTTGCGAATAAAAAAATTAGTTCTATAGCTAAACCTATTATTGAACTATTGGCTGGTATACCCTCAATAGTATACGGATTCTTTGCCCTTATAGTAATTAGTCCAATCTTAAGAGAATATTTCGGGGCCAGTTATTTTAACGCTGCTAGTGCAATCATAGTGATGTCGATTATGATTCTCCCAATAATTGTTAGTGTTTCAGATGACTCTATGAGGGCCGTTCCTAGGGAATTGAAAGAAGGAAGTCTTGCAGTAGGGGCAACAAAATGGGAAACTGCAATTAAAGTTGTAATGCCAGCTGCTTCAAGTGGGATAATTGCTTCAATTCTGCTTGGTTTAGCAAGGGCTTTGGGCGAAACAATGGTGGTGGCATTGGCTGCTGGAAATGTAGCAAAACTTACTCTAAATCCCTTAAATCAAGTTCAAACTATGACTGCTTATATAGCGCAAGTAGCAACTGGAGATATCCCTCCTGGATTGGCCGTTAGCGCAGCATTTGCAATCGGTCTTGTATTATTTGCAATTACATATGTGATTAATTATATTGCGGGACTTGTCGTTTTAAGAATTCAAAACGCCGGTGGAACAGCTTCAAACAAAAAGAAAAAAATAAATTTAGTAAATCCTCTTGGTAATAAATCAAATACAAAACTAACTTCTTCTCAAATTAATAATAATCTGGAAATCAAAAAAATTGAATCAGAAAATACCTTGGGATTTAGGCATAAAATCGGTAAAATAGGTATAGTTTCAGTTGGGTCTTGTCTAGCATTTGCAATAGTTTTCTTAGGTTTTTTGATGTTTTCTATTCTGGAGCAAGGATTATCTGGAATTAATATTAATTTCTTAACATCATATCCAAGTTCTAATCCTGCAATAGCAGGAATATATCCAGTTATTCTTGGATCAATCTATCTTGTTGGGCTGGCCATGATTTTCTCTTTGCCCGTAAGTGTTGGGGCAGCTGTTTACCTCACTGAATTTGCAAAAGACAACGCCTACACAAGAATTTTAAGAAGATTAATACAAAACTTGGCAGGAGTCCCGTCAATTGTATTTGGATTAGTTGGATTAACTGTATTCGTTCGTATCTTTGGATTTGGGACTAGTGTGCTATCGGGCAGTTTGACTTTATCATTGATGATTATGCCAATTATAATAGTCACTACCGAAGAAGCTCTAAAGGGAATTCCAAAATCATTTAGGGATGCGGCTAGAGGGCTTGGCGCTACGAAGTGGCAGACAGTAAGACATCATGTCATACCATATGCATTACCCGGAACTCTAACAGGTTCAATATTAGCGCTCTCTAGAGCTATAGGTGAAACAGCACCTATTTTGTTCATAGCATCGGTGTTTGCTAAAACTGCTCCAGGTAGCATCTTTGATGGATTCTTGGCATTGCCAGTCACAATTTTTTTCTGGACAAGACACCCTAAATTACAGTTTCAAAATCTTGCTGCTAGTACGATAATAATATTATTGATAATTTTATTCGCAATGAATCTCTTGGCTATGATTATTCGTCAGCGTTCACAAGCCAATAGGGATTGGTAG